Proteins co-encoded in one uncultured Draconibacterium sp. genomic window:
- a CDS encoding SusC/RagA family TonB-linked outer membrane protein, whose amino-acid sequence MKKRCEIYLPKRFSEVKKLFLIMRLTAILILVFSFSTMASVYSQSTKLSVYDENTTLVAIFDKLSEQSEFQFVYNDEEVAVVKNVTVDFKNATVEEILSKVLSNYDLDYKVVNNVVVITPAPGKRENESEQSRQENNVNVLGKIVDEAGEPLPGATIRLKGTNVGTTTDKNGNYTLRGSFEGEPVLEISFIGFVSQEIAVDGRQVINITLKQDLQDVSEVVVTGVFTRKANTYTGAVTSIKREELLKMSTQNVLSGLANLDPSFVKVENLTAGSDPNATSTYQMRGTSSISQNFQSQYENDPNQPLFILDGFETGIEKVKDLDINMIESITLLKDATAKAIYGSKGANGVVVVETRRPEGGKLRITYNGGVSLEMPDITSYDMANAAEKLETERLAGLYLSDNAVTQLSLNKTYSNKMLEVLRGVNTDWMAQPLHTGIGQKHSLYIDGGDKTMLYGVDLFYNNVAGAMKGSDRETFAGGITLTYRKKNFLLRNRLAITYNESNNSPYGNFGLYAQMNPYSRLYDENGNIVQSYDYSGTLEPNPIWNTTINTTDRSTYTDITNNLYGEWTIQQGLKVIGRLGISSKEARSDVFKPASHTDFLNYTDVLRKGNYAQTNGRTHFINGDLGLSYSVVKGKHLLFTNGQLNFASNSYDRVRLDAEGFPNDHMDHVIFAAQYAEGEKPTGAEGISHSAGALLSANYSYDERYLFDANYRLSGSSEYGSNKRWGTFWSLGAGWNIHKEAFLKNNSAVNLLKLRFSMGYTGSQGFNTYEALSTVRYYTNSVYYGNIGSYLVSLANPDLRWQSKYDQSIGLDFGLLKNRISGRFDYYVANTEDMLTDVTLPSSTGFGYYRANLGKTQNKGVEANLNIRAYQSSSNRDFLNFYMSVAHNKNKLQKISNNLKAFNDKQDENKGGDETADNYDNITTPSVRYIEGQSINTIWAVQSLGIDPQNGKEIYLKKDGTTTYEWDAKDQIAAGDGMPSVTGNLGISSEISNIGCNISFYYRLGGQIYNTTLVDKVENANLIYNVDRRVFNDRWKQEGDIARFKAITDKTYTRPTTRFVEDNNTLTLSTVNIYYDFRETGIVKNSFLQQLRASVNLNDIFVISSVKTERGTSYPFARNATFTIQATF is encoded by the coding sequence ATGAAAAAACGATGTGAAATCTATCTTCCGAAGCGATTTTCGGAAGTTAAAAAGCTGTTTCTGATTATGAGGCTAACTGCTATTCTTATCTTGGTCTTCTCCTTTAGCACAATGGCTTCGGTTTACTCGCAGAGTACCAAGCTGTCGGTGTACGACGAAAACACAACACTTGTTGCTATTTTTGATAAACTGAGCGAGCAAAGCGAATTTCAGTTTGTTTATAACGACGAAGAAGTTGCTGTTGTTAAAAATGTAACTGTTGATTTTAAAAATGCAACGGTTGAGGAAATTCTGAGCAAAGTTTTGTCGAACTATGACTTGGATTACAAGGTGGTAAACAATGTGGTGGTAATAACACCGGCGCCCGGAAAACGAGAAAATGAATCAGAACAATCCCGACAAGAAAATAACGTAAATGTTTTAGGAAAGATTGTTGATGAAGCTGGCGAGCCTTTGCCAGGTGCCACTATTAGGCTTAAAGGCACAAATGTTGGTACCACTACCGATAAAAATGGGAATTATACATTAAGAGGTAGTTTTGAAGGAGAGCCGGTTTTGGAAATTTCATTTATCGGTTTTGTTTCTCAAGAAATCGCGGTAGATGGTCGTCAGGTCATTAACATTACCTTGAAGCAAGATCTTCAGGATGTGTCGGAAGTTGTTGTAACGGGTGTTTTTACCAGAAAAGCAAATACCTATACCGGCGCTGTTACTTCAATAAAACGCGAAGAATTGTTAAAAATGAGCACTCAAAACGTATTGAGTGGATTGGCCAATCTCGATCCTTCGTTTGTAAAGGTTGAAAATCTTACAGCAGGATCAGATCCAAACGCAACATCAACATACCAAATGCGTGGAACCAGCTCCATTTCGCAAAACTTTCAAAGTCAGTATGAAAACGATCCGAATCAACCACTATTCATTTTAGATGGATTTGAAACTGGTATTGAGAAAGTTAAGGACTTGGACATCAATATGATTGAAAGTATTACCTTGCTAAAGGATGCTACTGCAAAGGCAATTTACGGTTCGAAAGGAGCTAACGGAGTTGTGGTAGTTGAAACACGTCGCCCCGAAGGAGGCAAACTTCGCATTACTTACAACGGAGGTGTTTCGCTTGAAATGCCAGATATTACCAGCTACGATATGGCAAACGCTGCTGAAAAACTGGAAACAGAACGACTGGCAGGTCTTTACCTTTCGGATAATGCGGTAACCCAGTTGTCGTTAAATAAAACTTATAGCAATAAGATGCTTGAGGTATTGCGCGGTGTTAATACCGATTGGATGGCACAACCGCTACACACCGGTATCGGACAAAAACATTCGCTTTATATCGATGGAGGTGACAAGACAATGTTATATGGGGTTGACCTTTTTTACAATAATGTTGCTGGAGCGATGAAAGGTTCCGACCGGGAAACTTTTGCCGGAGGTATTACATTAACCTATCGCAAAAAAAACTTTTTGCTTCGCAACCGTTTGGCAATTACCTACAACGAAAGTAACAATTCACCTTATGGAAATTTCGGGTTGTATGCACAGATGAATCCTTACAGCCGTTTGTATGATGAGAACGGAAACATTGTGCAATCGTACGATTATAGCGGAACACTCGAACCAAATCCAATCTGGAACACCACTATAAATACCACCGACCGTTCCACTTATACCGACATTACAAATAATCTTTACGGAGAGTGGACCATTCAGCAGGGATTAAAAGTAATTGGCCGTTTGGGGATCAGCTCGAAAGAAGCCCGTTCTGATGTATTCAAGCCTGCATCGCATACTGATTTTTTAAACTATACCGATGTGTTGAGAAAAGGTAACTATGCACAAACCAATGGACGTACACATTTTATTAACGGTGATTTGGGCTTGAGTTATTCTGTTGTAAAAGGGAAACACCTTTTGTTTACCAACGGACAATTAAACTTTGCCAGCAATAGTTACGATAGGGTTCGACTTGATGCAGAGGGCTTTCCGAACGATCACATGGATCACGTAATCTTTGCTGCGCAGTATGCCGAGGGTGAAAAACCAACAGGTGCCGAAGGCATTAGTCATTCGGCCGGAGCACTGTTATCGGCGAACTATTCCTATGACGAACGCTATCTGTTCGATGCCAACTACCGTTTATCGGGTTCATCAGAATACGGTAGCAATAAACGTTGGGGAACATTCTGGTCGCTTGGTGCCGGGTGGAACATCCACAAAGAAGCCTTTCTGAAGAATAATTCAGCAGTCAACCTGCTTAAGCTTCGTTTTTCGATGGGGTATACCGGTTCGCAGGGATTTAATACTTACGAGGCACTTTCAACCGTTCGTTACTACACGAACAGCGTATATTACGGTAACATTGGTTCTTACCTGGTTAGTTTGGCCAACCCCGATTTAAGGTGGCAATCGAAATATGACCAGAGTATTGGTCTTGATTTTGGACTATTGAAAAATCGTATTAGCGGCCGATTCGATTATTATGTGGCTAATACCGAAGACATGTTAACCGACGTTACTTTACCGTCATCAACAGGTTTTGGTTATTACAGAGCAAACCTTGGTAAAACTCAGAATAAAGGTGTGGAAGCAAATCTGAATATACGTGCTTATCAAAGCAGTTCAAACCGCGATTTCCTGAACTTTTACATGTCGGTTGCACACAACAAAAATAAACTGCAGAAGATTTCAAATAATTTGAAGGCGTTTAACGATAAGCAGGATGAGAATAAAGGTGGTGATGAAACTGCTGATAATTACGATAATATCACCACGCCTTCAGTTCGTTACATTGAAGGACAGTCAATCAACACCATTTGGGCAGTTCAGTCTTTGGGAATCGATCCTCAAAATGGAAAAGAGATTTATCTGAAAAAAGATGGTACTACAACCTACGAGTGGGATGCTAAAGACCAGATTGCTGCCGGTGACGGTATGCCAAGTGTAACCGGAAACCTGGGAATTAGTTCTGAAATCTCCAACATTGGCTGTAACATTTCGTTTTACTACCGCCTGGGCGGCCAGATTTACAATACAACTCTGGTTGACAAGGTTGAAAATGCAAATCTTATTTACAATGTGGATCGCAGAGTGTTTAACGACCGGTGGAAACAAGAAGGAGATATTGCCCGCTTCAAGGCAATTACAGATAAAACTTACACCCGACCAACAACGCGATTTGTGGAAGACAATAATACACTAACACTTTCTACCGTGAATATCTACTACGATTTTCGCGAAACCGGAATTGTTAAAAACAGTTTCCTCCAGCAGTTGCGGGCCAGCGTTAACCTGAATGATATTTTTGTAATTTCATCAGTGAAAACAGAACGGGGAACCTCGTATCCGTTTGCCAGAAACGCAACATTCACCATTCAAGCAACCTTTTAA
- a CDS encoding FecR domain-containing protein: protein MIQPDSNIYLLIAKYSQGNITEQEYYILKAWMEEDAGNKRIFSEYLVFLKNAQRVRFSAKVDEHLAWKVIHSKLEKRKTFSIKPYLKYAAVLLVLLSLTVTYQLLHKNIGSEEVLTKVNVIQPGKPKAILELGDGRSVKLGEINDSLLALTAGFNIQIKNDTIDYSKSDIISELINTIRVPRGGEYNLVLSDGSRIWLNSESELTFPAKFNGNQRKIALKGEAYLEVAKNETLPFIVEVEGTQVEVLGTSFNVKAYENIETTLVEGKVCIRTNSLTEAILNPGEQGVVTKESSEITVKQVDTRLYTSWVKGMFAFRSLSLEEIMKTFERWYNVTVTFENDELKQRRFTGNLRRNEEINPHLDVISLTTNVEFEFSGEKILVKKS, encoded by the coding sequence ATGATTCAACCAGATTCGAATATTTATCTGCTGATAGCAAAATATAGTCAGGGAAATATAACTGAGCAGGAATATTATATTTTGAAAGCATGGATGGAGGAAGATGCCGGGAATAAAAGGATCTTTTCAGAATATCTTGTTTTTCTTAAAAATGCACAAAGAGTACGTTTTTCGGCAAAGGTTGACGAACATTTAGCCTGGAAAGTTATTCATTCTAAGCTTGAGAAACGAAAAACATTCAGTATAAAGCCGTATTTAAAGTATGCGGCTGTTCTGTTAGTTCTTCTCTCTTTAACTGTAACCTATCAGCTTCTACACAAGAATATTGGCAGCGAAGAGGTATTGACAAAAGTAAATGTTATTCAACCCGGAAAGCCCAAAGCAATACTTGAGCTGGGTGATGGCCGGAGTGTAAAACTCGGGGAAATTAATGATTCGTTGTTAGCACTGACTGCCGGGTTCAATATTCAAATAAAAAATGATACAATCGATTACAGCAAATCTGATATTATTTCGGAGCTTATTAATACCATTCGTGTTCCGCGAGGTGGAGAATACAACCTCGTATTGTCTGATGGCTCACGTATTTGGCTTAATTCAGAATCGGAGCTTACATTTCCTGCAAAATTTAACGGAAATCAGCGCAAAATAGCTTTAAAAGGAGAAGCCTATCTGGAGGTTGCTAAAAACGAAACGCTCCCATTTATAGTAGAGGTTGAAGGAACACAGGTTGAGGTACTGGGTACTTCGTTTAATGTAAAAGCATACGAAAATATCGAAACTACATTGGTAGAAGGAAAAGTTTGCATCCGTACAAATTCATTAACCGAGGCTATTTTAAATCCAGGCGAACAGGGGGTTGTAACAAAAGAAAGTAGTGAAATAACGGTAAAACAAGTAGATACCAGACTGTACACTTCATGGGTGAAAGGAATGTTCGCTTTTCGGAGTTTGTCTTTGGAGGAAATAATGAAAACTTTTGAACGCTGGTATAATGTTACGGTGACGTTTGAAAATGACGAATTAAAACAACGTCGTTTTACTGGTAATTTAAGAAGAAATGAAGAGATCAATCCACATCTGGATGTAATCAGCCTTACAACGAATGTTGAATTTGAATTTTCAGGAGAAAAAATTCTGGTTAAAAAAAGTTGA
- a CDS encoding RNA polymerase sigma-70 factor — MADFEQDIITKLRSGDENSLRKLFDLYYKPLCLFALKYVDSIEQAEDIVQDTFINFWNSRSYNNIHSNLKGYLFRAVRNNTLYAIRKESKFRFEEIDNHVHSLIEDELPEDELKGLKDLLFKQVEQLPPRGREIFRAIVFENMKYSEVAERYGISVNTVKTQYSRSLSKLREYLNVLIVLVLP, encoded by the coding sequence ATGGCAGATTTTGAGCAGGATATCATAACCAAACTGAGGAGTGGAGATGAGAATAGTCTTCGCAAATTGTTTGATTTGTATTATAAACCCTTGTGCCTTTTTGCGTTGAAGTACGTTGATTCTATTGAACAGGCCGAAGACATTGTTCAGGATACGTTTATCAATTTCTGGAACTCACGGAGCTACAATAATATTCATTCCAACCTAAAAGGCTATTTATTTCGGGCTGTTAGAAATAATACGTTGTATGCTATTAGGAAAGAATCAAAATTTAGGTTTGAAGAAATTGATAATCATGTTCATAGTCTGATTGAAGACGAATTGCCGGAAGATGAATTAAAGGGGTTAAAGGATCTTCTTTTCAAACAAGTTGAGCAACTGCCACCAAGAGGAAGAGAAATTTTCAGGGCAATTGTATTTGAGAATATGAAATACAGCGAAGTTGCAGAACGTTATGGTATATCTGTTAATACGGTAAAGACACAGTATTCAAGATCGCTGTCAAAACTGCGGGAATATCTAAATGTTCTTATCGTATTAGTCTTGCCCTAA
- a CDS encoding DUF4843 domain-containing protein produces MNKIKLYLAFIALTALFACENDPFYFNSEARLRMEGPEVWTLGSDSLEFSFANYSSTVTDTTFDITVYVMGEAADQARTAEFEIDPSMSTAETNMYSFPEMVTIPAGELSVNLPVTVKRIKSSQTAQVQLYMKIKENADFKIGVTEQNHLLLKWSDILSKPNNWDDLEEFFGVYSLTKYRFIIDVLNTGEFDTDTLSWAQMKNYQIELAEALRLYNEANAGNPLADKNGNLITF; encoded by the coding sequence ATGAACAAAATTAAATTATACCTGGCATTCATTGCGTTAACAGCCTTGTTTGCCTGCGAAAACGATCCTTTTTATTTTAATTCGGAAGCCCGCCTGAGAATGGAAGGACCCGAAGTATGGACCCTGGGAAGTGATTCGCTGGAATTTTCATTCGCGAATTATAGTTCAACCGTTACCGATACTACTTTTGATATTACCGTTTATGTAATGGGAGAAGCTGCCGACCAGGCACGTACCGCTGAATTCGAAATTGATCCCTCAATGAGTACAGCAGAAACAAATATGTACAGTTTCCCAGAAATGGTTACGATTCCGGCCGGAGAACTTTCGGTCAATTTACCGGTAACTGTTAAGCGAATCAAATCTTCGCAAACTGCTCAGGTTCAGCTATATATGAAAATAAAGGAAAATGCCGACTTTAAAATTGGAGTAACCGAACAAAACCACTTGTTGCTGAAATGGTCCGACATTTTGTCGAAACCAAATAACTGGGATGATTTGGAAGAGTTTTTCGGAGTGTACAGTCTTACAAAGTATCGCTTTATTATTGATGTACTTAATACCGGAGAATTTGATACTGATACGTTAAGCTGGGCACAAATGAAGAACTATCAGATTGAGCTGGCCGAAGCGCTTCGCCTTTATAACGAAGCTAATGCCGGTAATCCCTTAGCAGATAAAAACGGTAACTTAATTACATTTTAA
- a CDS encoding pyridoxal-dependent decarboxylase yields the protein MNYWRKLTRNEISERIEESLNQNVDYHERSILGIPASHLDGNVFNKDATFLNNAPFLKTMVNNPNHIGCHTMGESEPFFAGTQKLEQELLGIVAEDILKCKQDQYDGYVASGGTEANIQAIWIYRNLFKKEFGANYNEMCILCSNDSHYSMSKAGNVLNLDLVTIPVDEDNRAITRESVEKHIQSAIAEGKKYFIVVANMMTTMFGSVDDINVYTEALTVAGVHFRIHIDAAFGGFVYPFSSGNSTMTFENEYVSSITLDAHKMLQAPFGTGIFVARKGLIDHVFTNEAQYVSGLDATLIGSRSGANAISVWMILQTYGPHDWFEKIHILNYRSKWLCNQLAEMGVGFYHHSGSNIVTIRAKHINKELAHKYGLVPDKHNGNPMWYKIVIMEHVHIDHLEPFLRELKAAG from the coding sequence ATGAATTATTGGCGAAAACTTACACGTAATGAGATTAGCGAACGCATTGAAGAGAGCTTGAATCAGAATGTTGATTATCACGAACGTTCTATTCTGGGGATTCCGGCATCGCATTTAGATGGAAATGTATTTAACAAAGATGCTACCTTTCTGAATAATGCGCCTTTTCTGAAAACAATGGTCAATAACCCAAACCATATTGGTTGCCATACGATGGGAGAATCTGAGCCATTTTTTGCCGGAACTCAGAAACTGGAGCAGGAACTCTTGGGTATTGTTGCTGAAGATATTCTTAAATGTAAACAAGATCAGTACGATGGGTATGTGGCATCGGGAGGTACAGAGGCCAATATTCAGGCCATTTGGATTTACCGTAATTTATTTAAAAAAGAATTTGGAGCAAACTATAACGAAATGTGTATTCTTTGCTCAAATGATTCGCACTATTCAATGTCTAAAGCCGGAAACGTACTGAATCTGGATCTTGTAACAATACCTGTTGACGAAGATAATCGTGCAATAACTCGCGAATCAGTCGAAAAACATATTCAATCAGCCATAGCAGAAGGGAAAAAATATTTTATTGTTGTGGCTAATATGATGACAACTATGTTTGGCTCTGTAGACGACATTAATGTGTACACCGAGGCTTTAACAGTGGCTGGCGTTCATTTCAGAATACATATTGACGCTGCTTTTGGCGGTTTTGTTTACCCTTTTAGTTCTGGTAATAGCACTATGACTTTTGAGAATGAGTACGTTAGTTCGATAACTCTTGATGCGCACAAAATGCTTCAGGCACCCTTCGGAACAGGTATTTTTGTTGCACGAAAAGGCTTGATAGATCATGTGTTTACCAACGAAGCACAGTATGTAAGCGGGCTTGATGCAACGCTTATCGGGAGCCGGTCGGGTGCTAATGCTATTTCTGTTTGGATGATTCTTCAAACCTACGGGCCACACGATTGGTTTGAAAAAATTCATATCCTTAATTACCGTTCAAAATGGCTCTGCAATCAACTAGCGGAAATGGGAGTAGGTTTTTATCATCATTCAGGATCAAATATTGTTACCATTCGGGCGAAGCACATCAACAAAGAACTTGCACATAAATATGGTCTCGTTCCTGATAAGCATAACGGAAACCCCATGTGGTACAAAATAGTAATTATGGAGCACGTACACATTGATCATTTAGAACCATTCCTGAGGGAATTAAAAGCCGCTGGATAA
- a CDS encoding RagB/SusD family nutrient uptake outer membrane protein — MKKLSIHTTSVKIVAFVTVALLMFSCEDYFDVSPKSQILTDEHFSSETGFYDQLTGVYSQMASSALYGREMTFGLAEVLSQNYDIDATNTYRYAAQYDYSNTGVQSRINSVWNTAYNCIANLNIMLEYYEAVDSTTFTGNHYNLYRGEALGLRGFLHFEMLKAFSPSPASNGSAMAVPYVTQYAPQVTGQKTVDETVDLVISDLKDAVKYLSTDSLHIAESPHLFSNSRHYFFNYYAAQYILARAYLWKGDLTNAAKVAEEVIADIDKNSSSSPISWVHYTQVQGVPNEQINRLFTPELVFRLDIPGMADLVDGYFTEEAGSNSLYLTDESLDKIFEKSTKGLGNDYRSLFGIQYDGENQYIWKYHQYASFKNQMPVIRKTEIYYIAAEAQKESNRARSIELLNEVRSNRNITEDDALPETLTSVEIQNEIFKEYRKEYLGEGQLFFYYKRLNIPTIEGSPVAANNAVYVWPMPDNEIEFGNR; from the coding sequence ATGAAAAAATTATCAATACATACAACATCAGTAAAAATAGTTGCCTTTGTAACTGTTGCACTGCTTATGTTTTCTTGTGAAGACTACTTTGATGTGAGTCCTAAATCACAAATTTTAACCGATGAACATTTTAGTAGCGAGACCGGATTTTATGATCAACTAACAGGTGTTTACTCGCAAATGGCAAGTAGTGCACTTTACGGCCGAGAAATGACATTTGGCCTTGCAGAAGTGCTATCGCAAAACTACGACATCGACGCAACAAATACCTACCGTTATGCAGCTCAATACGACTATTCCAATACCGGTGTTCAGTCGCGGATAAATTCAGTGTGGAATACGGCTTATAATTGTATTGCTAACCTGAATATTATGTTGGAATATTATGAAGCTGTTGACTCGACTACTTTTACCGGCAACCACTACAATTTGTACAGGGGCGAAGCATTAGGATTGCGCGGTTTTCTGCATTTCGAAATGTTGAAAGCTTTTTCTCCCAGTCCGGCAAGCAATGGTTCTGCCATGGCTGTTCCGTATGTAACCCAATACGCACCACAGGTTACCGGCCAGAAAACAGTAGATGAAACCGTTGATTTGGTTATCAGTGATTTAAAGGACGCTGTAAAATACCTGTCTACCGATTCGTTGCATATTGCCGAAAGCCCACATTTGTTCAGCAATTCAAGGCACTACTTTTTTAACTATTATGCCGCACAATATATTTTGGCCCGCGCCTATTTGTGGAAAGGTGATTTGACCAACGCCGCAAAAGTAGCAGAAGAAGTAATTGCCGATATTGATAAGAATTCAAGTAGCTCTCCTATATCCTGGGTGCATTACACACAGGTTCAAGGGGTGCCAAACGAGCAGATAAACCGCCTGTTTACTCCTGAATTGGTTTTCCGCCTGGATATCCCGGGGATGGCTGATTTGGTCGATGGTTATTTCACTGAGGAAGCCGGGTCTAATTCGCTCTACTTAACAGATGAAAGCCTGGATAAGATTTTCGAAAAATCAACAAAGGGTTTGGGTAACGATTATCGCTCATTGTTTGGAATTCAGTACGATGGTGAAAATCAATACATTTGGAAATACCATCAATATGCTTCCTTCAAGAACCAGATGCCGGTAATTCGGAAAACTGAAATTTATTACATTGCTGCGGAGGCGCAAAAAGAAAGCAACCGCGCACGTTCGATAGAGTTGCTAAATGAAGTGCGTAGTAACCGGAACATCACTGAAGATGATGCACTGCCTGAAACGCTGACTTCTGTAGAAATACAAAACGAAATTTTTAAAGAATACCGTAAGGAATATCTTGGTGAAGGACAGCTGTTCTTTTACTACAAACGATTGAATATTCCGACAATTGAAGGCTCGCCTGTTGCTGCCAACAACGCGGTGTATGTGTGGCCGATGCCCGACAATGAGATTGAATTTGGCAACCGTTAA